TCCATATCGAAACTTTTGGTCAAGAGGTTCTTGAGGTTGAGTCACCTATACTGGAAGCCTTTGTAGACGAAGCTGGAGTAGCCATCTAATGACAAAGTTTCCAGTTGATGCTCCAAAAAGGAGAGTCATCAAGGCATTTGAACTTCTGGGATTTTGCCTTGTCCGAGAACGAGAACATATTGCGATGGTTCGTGAAAATCCTGATGACACACGGACTCCCTTGACGATGCCTAATCATACTCGAATCAAAGGCTCAACTTTGAGAACGATTTGTACACAAGCAAGTATCCCACGAAACGACTTCCTTAAGGCTTATGAGCAAACTTGAAAAATGCTACAGTTTATAAAAGAGTACATTTAGCTTTGTACCTTCCGGTATATAGTGTATTGCTTTCAGTTATAAATTAGCAAAAATCGGAAATGATATCCGAACTTTTTGTCATTTATGTACAACACGCACTTATCCACCCCATTTCTATCCAAGCTCATCCCACCCTCCGACCTCCAACCCGTGGATGCTCCGGACTTGCAGTCCGGTGGTGGCATGGTCAGGGCCATGAAGTTTTGTTCCTTTTATTCCAGGCTGCCGCATCCACAGGATCTCCGCTTCCGGGTCCGGGTGTTCAGGATGCATGGCTCCCCAGTAGAATAATACCAGGATAATCTTTACAGATGCCCGATATC
The sequence above is drawn from the ANME-2 cluster archaeon genome and encodes:
- a CDS encoding type II toxin-antitoxin system HicA family toxin, whose product is MTKFPVDAPKRRVIKAFELLGFCLVREREHIAMVRENPDDTRTPLTMPNHTRIKGSTLRTICTQASIPRNDFLKAYEQT